In one window of Spartinivicinus marinus DNA:
- a CDS encoding ABC transporter substrate-binding protein has product MSVSMSEFAIGSSNERIKIVINDWTSQIVMSNIAAIFFQEMGYKASFVQLTTDAQWSMISRGHIHLQLEVWEGTMATQYQKLMDNNRIIDLGNHNAKTREDWWYPDYVEEQCPGLPDWKALLGCSELFTNEKSNGKGIYLGGPWEKPDAKRIRVLGLNFNVERVSHGDQLWIELEQAYNKRKPIVLFNWTPNWIEYKYKGKFVEFPEYSTKCETDPSWGINPEATYDCGNPKNGWLKKIAWIKFPNKWPCAYQVANKMNFTNELIAELVYWVDGQYLTHLQAAQQWIKTKKHIWQQWIPPECKRDSMSIYDE; this is encoded by the coding sequence ATGTCAGTTTCAATGTCAGAGTTTGCTATTGGAAGCTCTAATGAACGGATAAAAATAGTGATAAATGACTGGACCAGCCAGATTGTTATGTCAAATATCGCAGCTATTTTTTTTCAAGAGATGGGTTATAAAGCTTCCTTTGTTCAACTAACGACTGATGCTCAGTGGAGTATGATCAGCAGAGGACATATTCATTTACAGTTAGAAGTGTGGGAAGGTACCATGGCTACCCAATACCAAAAACTGATGGATAACAATAGAATTATTGATCTTGGTAACCACAATGCTAAAACTCGGGAAGACTGGTGGTATCCTGACTATGTAGAAGAACAATGCCCTGGCCTACCAGATTGGAAAGCGCTTCTTGGCTGCTCAGAATTATTTACAAATGAGAAGTCTAATGGTAAAGGTATTTACTTAGGTGGCCCATGGGAAAAACCAGATGCCAAACGAATAAGAGTATTAGGGCTTAATTTTAATGTAGAAAGGGTTTCTCATGGCGATCAACTATGGATCGAACTAGAACAAGCTTACAATAAAAGAAAACCCATAGTGCTTTTCAACTGGACACCAAACTGGATTGAGTATAAATACAAAGGCAAATTTGTAGAGTTTCCAGAATACTCTACAAAATGCGAGACAGATCCATCATGGGGAATTAATCCAGAAGCAACTTATGATTGTGGCAACCCTAAAAATGGTTGGCTAAAAAAAATTGCCTGGATTAAATTTCCCAATAAATGGCCTTGTGCCTATCAAGTTGCAAATAAAATGAATTTTACCAATGAATTAATTGCCGAACTTGTTTACTGGGTAGATGGGCAATATTTAACCCATCTACAAGCCGCACAACAATGGATTAAAACTAAAAAGCATATCTGGCAACAATGGATACCACCTGAGTGCAAAAGAGACTCTATGAGTATTTATGATGAATAA
- a CDS encoding substrate-binding periplasmic protein, translated as MKYRIFFSCLFIWFNPQIATASEFKCNQTLRMAIGTQREPFVIKQKNTTISGFDIDLLRSVVKQSGCKLKLINNKDLTWEKRLSMIKKGELDIASGASWDNSRAEWAHYSFPYRNEYAGIYIKRSDENRFANKTLPELLSGSFTLGVTKANTYGSKIDTLLASHKNQLYFVTDSSDFYPLLSQGKIDGFIGYPVTEIIQLIRNNLDDKFSLHYETVIKTGQVHYLLSKETISPELFNAFNSALVALRSNGGYDKIVKKYSISYGISTW; from the coding sequence TTAACCCGCAAATAGCAACTGCCAGTGAGTTCAAATGTAATCAAACATTACGAATGGCTATTGGCACACAACGAGAACCTTTTGTTATAAAACAAAAAAATACAACTATTTCTGGGTTTGATATTGATTTATTGCGATCAGTTGTTAAACAATCAGGTTGCAAACTTAAACTAATCAATAATAAAGACCTAACCTGGGAAAAGCGTTTAAGCATGATAAAGAAAGGAGAGCTAGACATTGCTTCTGGCGCCTCTTGGGATAATAGCCGAGCAGAGTGGGCTCATTATAGTTTCCCTTATCGTAATGAATATGCTGGTATTTACATCAAAAGATCTGATGAAAATCGCTTTGCTAACAAAACCTTACCCGAACTATTATCAGGCTCCTTCACATTAGGTGTTACTAAAGCTAATACCTATGGTTCTAAAATAGATACTTTATTAGCCAGCCATAAAAATCAATTGTATTTTGTAACTGACTCTTCAGATTTTTATCCACTATTAAGCCAAGGAAAAATCGATGGTTTTATTGGCTATCCTGTGACAGAAATCATTCAACTGATCAGAAATAATTTAGATGATAAATTTTCTTTACACTATGAAACTGTCATAAAAACTGGGCAAGTACACTATTTATTAAGTAAAGAAACCATTTCTCCAGAGTTATTTAATGCATTTAATTCTGCATTAGTAGCACTTAGATCAAACGGGGGCTATGATAAAATCGTTAAAAAATATTCTATCAGTTATGGAATTAGCACTTGGTAG
- a CDS encoding glycine betaine ABC transporter substrate-binding protein — translation MLSVKMKSKWPCVYKLVNNFNFSNEMIAEVAVWVDVDKMSHNEAADKWIKQYEEKWKTWILQDCTA, via the coding sequence ATGCTTTCTGTAAAAATGAAATCTAAATGGCCTTGTGTCTATAAGCTAGTTAATAATTTTAATTTTTCTAATGAGATGATAGCAGAGGTTGCTGTCTGGGTAGATGTAGATAAAATGTCCCACAATGAGGCAGCAGATAAATGGATTAAACAGTATGAAGAAAAGTGGAAAACTTGGATACTCCAAGACTGTACTGCATAA